In Companilactobacillus allii, one genomic interval encodes:
- a CDS encoding ArsR/SmtB family transcription factor, with the protein MNYQNYVNSLKAMSDENRLKIIELISDRTLCACDLLDYFNFTQPTLSHHMKILEDSGIVKSYREGKWKHYSLNEEFASGFFENTKQLLSSNSKCVCDYNKK; encoded by the coding sequence ATGAATTATCAAAATTACGTAAACTCTTTAAAAGCTATGTCTGATGAAAATAGACTGAAAATAATTGAATTAATCTCTGACCGGACTTTATGCGCCTGTGACTTATTAGATTATTTCAACTTTACACAACCTACCCTTTCACATCATATGAAGATTCTGGAAGATTCCGGAATAGTAAAAAGTTATCGCGAAGGTAAATGGAAACATTATTCGCTAAATGAAGAATTTGCGTCTGGTTTCTTTGAGAATACTAAACAATTGCTATCAAGCAATTCAAAGTGTGTTTGTGACTACAATAAAAAGTAG
- the arsC gene encoding arsenate reductase (thioredoxin), producing the protein MKRIYFLCTGNSCRSQMAEGFGRELLGNDWEVASAGVETHGLNNYAVKVMAEVGIDISGQYSKLIDVDYLNSCDLVVTLCGDARDKCPVTPATVKKLHWPLPDPAAVTGSESEKLVEFRKIRDQIKDLILTLKFE; encoded by the coding sequence ATGAAGAGAATTTATTTCCTATGTACAGGTAATTCATGTCGCAGTCAAATGGCAGAGGGGTTTGGTCGTGAGTTGTTAGGTAATGATTGGGAAGTGGCAAGCGCCGGTGTTGAGACACATGGACTAAATAATTATGCTGTTAAAGTAATGGCAGAAGTGGGGATTGATATTTCTGGACAGTATTCTAAGTTAATCGATGTTGATTATCTTAATAGTTGTGATTTGGTAGTTACCTTATGTGGAGATGCTCGTGATAAGTGTCCGGTAACTCCTGCAACTGTAAAAAAATTACATTGGCCATTACCTGATCCCGCAGCAGTAACAGGATCAGAAAGTGAAAAGTTGGTTGAATTTCGTAAAATTCGTGACCAGATTAAAGACTTGATATTAACTTTGAAATTTGAATAA
- the arsB gene encoding ACR3 family arsenite efflux transporter, whose amino-acid sequence MRNTSKKLSLFDRYMTWWIILAMIIGVSIGYFWPNTANIINDLSIGTTSIPIAIGLILMMYPPLTKVKYEEMGHVFKDWKTLAVSLIQNWIVGPIVMFTLAVIFLHNYPSYMTGLIMIGLARCIAMVIVWSELAQGDSEYTAGLVAFNAVFQIVFYSFFAYLFITIIPGWLGLQTHTVNVPMASIAKSVMIYLGIPFIAGIASRYLLIHFKGKNWFENIYVPKISRITFWALIFTVIVMFSVKGEKVVQLPLDVVRIAIPLLLYFLIMFFVSFGIAHHRGTSYPIATSLSLTAASNNFELAIAVAVSVFGIGSGEAFTAVIGPLVEVPVLLSLVNVALKYRNKFKN is encoded by the coding sequence TTGAGAAATACAAGTAAGAAATTATCATTATTTGACCGGTATATGACCTGGTGGATAATTTTGGCTATGATTATTGGTGTATCAATTGGCTACTTCTGGCCTAACACCGCCAATATCATCAATGATCTATCGATTGGCACAACATCGATTCCAATTGCCATTGGGCTAATATTAATGATGTATCCACCACTAACCAAAGTTAAATATGAAGAAATGGGACACGTCTTCAAAGATTGGAAAACCTTAGCTGTTTCACTAATTCAAAACTGGATTGTTGGCCCAATAGTTATGTTCACTTTAGCAGTTATTTTTTTGCACAACTATCCTAGCTACATGACTGGTTTAATCATGATTGGTCTGGCAAGATGTATCGCCATGGTCATTGTTTGGAGTGAGCTAGCTCAAGGAGATAGTGAATATACAGCTGGATTGGTAGCCTTTAACGCAGTATTTCAGATAGTTTTCTATTCATTCTTTGCTTACCTTTTTATTACAATAATCCCTGGATGGTTAGGTCTACAAACTCACACTGTCAATGTTCCAATGGCATCAATTGCAAAAAGTGTCATGATATATTTGGGTATTCCATTTATTGCCGGAATTGCTTCAAGATATTTATTGATACATTTCAAAGGTAAGAACTGGTTTGAGAACATTTATGTACCCAAAATAAGTCGTATAACATTCTGGGCATTAATTTTCACTGTAATCGTTATGTTCTCAGTAAAAGGAGAAAAAGTCGTTCAATTACCACTAGACGTTGTAAGAATTGCTATTCCATTACTATTGTATTTCTTAATAATGTTCTTTGTATCATTTGGAATTGCTCATCATCGTGGAACGAGTTATCCCATTGCAACATCATTATCATTAACAGCTGCAAGCAATAACTTTGAACTTGCTATTGCGGTGGCTGTCAGTGTATTTGGTATAGGTTCTGGGGAAGCGTTTACCGCCGTTATTGGGCCATTAGTCGAAGTACCGGTATTATTAAGTTTAGTTAATGTAGCACTAAAGTATCGTAATAAATTCAAAAACTAA